A region from the Oncorhynchus tshawytscha isolate Ot180627B linkage group LG26, Otsh_v2.0, whole genome shotgun sequence genome encodes:
- the LOC112225077 gene encoding uncharacterized protein LOC112225077 isoform X4, translating into MGTQGTGRKRNPNKDRSTAEDDALNLISREAEARLAAKRAARAEAREIRMKELERQQKEIYQVQKKYYGLDNKSDKVDSEWGHIEQWMEDSERYSRPTQRHTSISDDDERMSVGSRGSVRSDLDAIGAYGRGEKDKKSKKKKKHKDKHKDRDSNGYDNEYSTISSRSSRLGDESTSRVSRSSRLDLQPSSGLSDESISKVSRSSRLDLQPASYASSDLNSNNGLSSSRQRLSSYESSGLLSQISYRRHHRGSLYEDSLYSGSRRVTGSSSRHSEYNSYRGSGSRASSRASSAHASPVDDDCNSVASFLRSAATSSGLPRDLDHMTIPNLSDVDDRDYLEKGSRAASTLSAATLASLGGSSSRGESGETSITGDTETSIREIKDTLVEVEEKYRKAMVSNAQLDNEKNNLMYQVDTLKDSLMELEELLSESRREYEGKSKDFEREKHAHGVLQFQFKEMKETLKQSEELLTEIRQMRLKQDGFVREISDLQETVEWKDKKIGALERQKEYSDAIRNERDELRDEVVQLKDILKKHGIVLRPDLTANGEMLELGTEESASGDPASQLAQDSQMSPMEGGNSMLGRAQETELGSRGDKVVDPGRSRQQEDTHEEEAQENHLTSPTPCSLVGVSETETSREAQPFSPTLGEEVEIEGSDVNKDSDNGIPVVEVKSGPVCDSEVLVVVTGPEEEVTVAGEGYEAAGVEGTGQGRVEVASEGEMGIKNDKADEAETKVVKSSDDTKETSSKEPTSEYGAAAEQEENESSKDVKCLDSYPLPRETIEDTMKNGTHISQGTDLDTSKSPIKSNPELQKTKKVEALPEMTDLQPQAQAGNKKKKGKKKKGETQSDVKQEDHKKSTTETCVVSMTNGTQISLGTDLDTPKTPVESNPEPQPEPQKTKKACVLPETTDMQLQSQGGKKKKKGKKKGEKQGDETQGDKMSTTEEDVVSTPSDKEPVEAVGEGVITIETQREEGTSSSPDRELQSPEQKAQTIAEGLNLKEEQLEEDRVEPTIEVSLTDQAKSEEVVSKKKKKKMKKDKHKPTMELEKSEGEISVLSLESNIGIADPVDHSKCITSAYNPMEELELTTDTGTQKDESGYTTNPDNFGDCLNSSADPKCPLDSKQSTAGNSNNVKEEDSIKVSVEEEQTIQDSKEQGNNFHSPIVLRPELKESVEPEDLIFHDGVATHPDQANENATQDLKEAGQDKPNGSPEERTNALEHEDTSMAMPADVEKCNNSADEKCCSISLDRNCPAAETIRLPEQLVDLPGCPVTDRNLYENNKPETLDAEEASNGGISTETELNDTETLDAEEASNGGISRETELNDTETFDAEEASNGGISRETELNDTETLDAEEASNGGISRETELNDTETFDAEEASNGGISTETELNDAEEASNGGISTETELNDTEEASNGGISTETELNDAEEASNGGISTETELNDTETRLQDPVKETPVTIDSFREQSHNESGPCTMVAKAEEQDDPIEAKLEGNKVPGPSEPWNDKEHENEGQSFDFSDLVSVVPANVFPIASQEEVSQEMRTMSVGYKIEVELGKEKGNQEEEDDKPQDTEGVSTIVAQQSIEGGSDNAPEELRSPEEKAQTIVEGQNVNGEQQLITLEEGVSVTHNQKDIAEEGGSVTVEQQGVGESERQQNATEVEALPVEEGEEAIQYGSQQGRRESSQSAEGNNEQSRTGLKKGSKKVKGKGKEDCRMS; encoded by the exons GCAGAGGCCAGGCTGGCAGCAAAGAGGGCGGCCAGGGCAGAGGCCCGAGAAATCCGTATGAAGGAGCTGGAGAGACAACAGAAAGAG ATCTATCAGGTTCAGAAG AAATATTACGGCTTGGACAACAAATCAGACAAAGTAGACAGCGAATGGGGACACATCGAGCAATGGatg GAGGACAGTGAGAGGTACTCACGccccacacagagacatacttcg ATCTCAGACGATGATGAGCGGATGTCTGTGGGCAGCCGAGGCAGTGTGAGG TCGGATCTTGATGCAATAGGGGCCTACGGAAGAGGG GAGAAGGACAAGAAGTCCAAGAAAAAGAAGaaacacaaagacaaacacaaagaTCGTGAC AGCAACGGCTATGACAATGAGTACAGTACTATATCCAGTCGG AGCTCCAGACTCGGTGATGAGAGCACTAGCAGGGTCTCTCGCTCGTCCAGACTAGATCTGCAGCCG AGCTCCGGACTCAGTGATGAGAGCATTAGCAAGGTCTCTCGCTCCTCCAGACTGGACCTGCAACCG GCATCATATGCTTCCTCTGACCTTAACAGCAACAATGGTCTGTCCTCTTCTAGGCAACGGCTTTCTTCCTACGAG TCATCCGGGCTACTCAGCCAGATCTCCTACCGGCGCCATCACAGG GGCTCTTTGTATGAGGACAGTCTGTACAGTGGGTCTCGACGGGTGACCGGCTCCAGCTCTCGT CATTCAGAGTACAATAGTTATCGCGGCAGCGGTTCCAGGGCGTCCTCCAGGGCCAGCTCAGCCCATGCCAGCCCAGTG GATGATGACTGCAACTCTGTGGCCAGCTTCCTGCGCAGCGCGGCCACCAGCAGTGGCCTGCCCAGAGACCTGGATCACATGACCATCCCCAATTTATCCGAC GTGGATGACCGAGATTACCTGGAAAAGGGATCTCGAGCCGCTTCCACCCTATCGGCAGCCACCCTCGCCTCGCTGGGCGGGTCTTCCTCCCGGGGAGAAAGTGGTGAAACGTCCATCACTGGCGACACAGAAACCTCCATACGAGAGATCAAG GATACCTtagtggaggtggaggagaagtaCCGCAAGGCCATGGTGTCCAACGCCCAGTTGGACAACGAGAAGAACAACCTGATGTACCAGGTGGACACGCTGAAGGACTCGCTCATGGAGCTGGAGGAGCTGCTGTCCGAGTCACGCCGCGAGTACGAAGGGAAGAGCAAG GACTTTGAGCGTGAGAAACATGCCCACGGCGTGCTGCAGTTCCAGTTCAAGGAGATGAAGGAAACACTAAAACAGAGCGAGGAGTTACTAACA GAGATCCGTCAGATGCGTCTCAAGCAGGACGGCTTTGTTAGGGAAATCTCTGACCTGCAGGAAACCGTGGAGTGGAAGGATAAAAAGATTGGG GCCTTAGAGCGGCAAAAGGAGTATTCGGATGCCATCCGAAATGAGCGGGATGAGCTCAGGGATGAGGTGGTCCAGCTGAAAGACATTCTGAAG AAACATGGAATTGTCctcagacctgacctgactgccAATGGGGAAATGCTGGAGTTGGGAACTGAAGAGTCAGCCAGTGGAGATCCAGCTTCTCAATTGGCTCAGGACTCCCAGATGTCGCCCATGGAAGGGGGGAACAGCATGCTTG GCAGAGCTCAGGAGACGGAGTTGGGAAGTAGAGGAGATAAGGTGGTGGATCCAGGAAGGTCCAGGCAGCAAGAGGATACACACGAGGAGGAGGCTCAAGAGAACCATCTGACCTCACCCACCCCCTGTAGCCTTGTTGGTGTTTCTGAAACAGAAACATCGAGGGAGGCTCAGCCATTCTCACCCACATTGGGGGAGGAGGTTGAAATTGAAGGCAGTGATGTCAACAAAGACTCTGACAATGGCATACCAGTAGTAGAGGTCAAAAGTGGACCGGTCTGTGATTCTGAGGTACTTGTGGTTGTAACAGGTCCTGAGGAAGAGGTTACAGTAGCGGGGGAGGGGTATGAAGCAGCAGGTGTAGAGGGGACAGGGCAAGGCAGAGTAGAGGTTGCAAGCGAAGGGGAAATGGGAATAAAAAATGACAAGGCAGATGAGGCAGAGACCAAAGTTGTCAAGAGCAGTGACGACACCAAAGAGACGTCTTCAAAAGAGCCTACCTCAGAATATGGTGCAGCAGCTGAACAAGAGGAAAACGAATCGAGTAAAGACGTGAAATGTTTAGACTCATATCCTCTGCCTAGGGAAACCATTGAGGACACCATGAAAAATGGCACACATATTAGCCAAGGGACAGACCTTGATACTAGTAAGAGCCCAATCAAATCAAACCCTGAGCTTCAGAAAACAAAAAAGGTTGAAGCGTTACCAGAGATGACTGACCTGCAGCCACAGGCCCAAGCAGGCAACAAGAAGAAGAAAGGCAAGAAGAAGAAGGGAGAAACACAAAGCGACGTAAAGCAGGAAGACCATAAGAAGAGCACAACAGAAACGTGTGTAGTCTCCATGACAAATGGCACACAGATTAGCCTAGGGACAGACCTTGATACTCCTAAGACCCCAGTCGAATCAAACCCTGAGCCTCAACCTGAGCCTCAGAAAACAAAAAAGGCATGTGTGTTGCCAGAGACCACTGATATGCAGCTACAGTCCCAAGGAggcaaaaagaaaaagaaaggcaAGAAGAAGGGTGAGAAACAAGGTGATGAAACGCAGGGAGATAAGATGAGCACAACAGAAGAGGATGTGGTCTCCACCCCAAGCGATAAGGAGCCAGTAGAGGCTGTAGGAGAGGGGGTTATCACAatagagacacagcgagaggAGGGGACCAGTAGTTCACCAGATCGAGAGCTCCAAAGCCCTGAACAAAAAGCACAAACCATAGCTGAGGGACTGAACCTGAAGGAAGAACAACTAGAAGAAGACCGAGTAGAGCCTACCATTGAAGTATCTCTGACTGACCAAGCTAAGAGTGAGGAAGTTGTctcaaagaagaaaaagaagaaaatgAAAAAGGACAAACACAAACCTACAATGGAATTAGAGAAATCAGAAGGCGAGATATCAGTATTATCCCTTGAGTCCAACATTGGTATTGCTGATCCTGTTGATCACTCCAAGTGTATAACCAGCGCTTATAACCCTATGGAGGAATTAGAATTGACAACAGATACTGGTACCCAAAAGGACGAGTCAGGGTACACAACCAACCCTGATAACTTTGGAGACTGTTTGAACTCTTCAGCTGACCCAAAATGTCCATTGGACTCGAAACAGTCCACAGCTGGGAATTCAAACAATGTCAAAGAGGAAGATTCAATCAAGGTCTCAGTTGAAGAGGAACAAACAATCCAAGACTCAAAGGAACAGGGGAATAACTTTCACAGTCCCATCGTCCTAAGACCAGAGCTCAAGGAGAGCGTGGAACCTGAAGACCTTATCTTCCATGATGGTGTCGCTACTCACCCAGACCAGGCTAACGAAAATGCAACACAAGACCTAAAAGAGGCAGGTCAAGATAAACCAAATGGGAGCCCAGAAGAGCGTACAAATGCACTTGAACATGAAGACACTTCAATGGCAATGCCAGCAGATGTAGAGAAATGCAACAATTCAGCAGATGAGAAATGTTGTAGCATATCGCTTGACCGCAACTGCCCTGCTGCTGAGACCATAAGACTGCCTGAACAATTGGTGGATCTACCTGGTTGTCCAGTCACTGACAGGAACTTGTATGAAAACAACAAGCCAGAAACACTTGATGCAGAAGAGGCATCAAATGGAGGGATCTCTACAGAGACCGAGCTGAATGATACAGAAACACTTGATGCAGAAGAGGCATCAAATGGAGGGATCTCTAGAGAGACCGAGCTGAATGATACAGAAACATTTGATGCAGAAGAGGCATCAAATGGAGGGATCTCTAGAGAGACCGAGCTGAATGATACAGAAACACTTGATGCAGAAGAGGCATCAAATGGAGGGATCTCTAGAGAGACCGAGCTGAATGATACAGAAACATTTGATGCAGAAGAGGCATCAAATGGAGGGATCTCTACAGAGACCGAGCTGAATGATGCAGAAGAGGCATCAAATGGAGGGATCTCTACAGAGACCGAGCTGAATGATACAGAAGAGGCATCAAATGGAGGGATCTCTACAGAGACAGAGCTGAATGATGCAGAAGAGGCATCAAATGGAGGGATCTCTACAGAGACCGAGCTGAATGATACAGAAACACGACTACAGGACCCTGTAAAAGAAACTCCGGTGACAATTGACTCTTTTAGGGAACAGAGCCACAATGAAAGTGGACCATGCACTATGGTGGCTAAAGCAGAAGAGCAAGATGATCCCATTGAGGCCAAGCTGGAGGGTAACAAGGTACCTGGACCCAGTGAGCCGTGGAATGACAAGGAGCATGAAAATGAGGGTCAATCGTTTGACTTTTCTGACCTAGTTTCAGTGGTTCCTGCAAATGTATTCCCAATAGCATCCCAAGAGGAGGTCAGCCAGGAAATGAGAACTATGTCGGTAGGATACAAAATAGAGGTAGAGCTTGGTAAAGAGAAGGGTAaccaggaagaggaggatgacaaaCCGCAGGACACAGAGGGAGTTAGCACGATAGTGGCACAGCAATCAATTGAAGGGGGGTCGGATAATGCACCAGAGGAGCTCCGAAGCCCTGAAGAAAAAGCACAAACCATAGTTGAGGGCCAGAACGTGAATGGAGAACAACAACTAATCACATTAGAGGAGGGGGTTAGTGTAACACACAACCAGAAAGACAttgcagaggagggagggagtgtgactGTTGAACAGCAAGGTGTaggggagagcgagaggcagCAGAATGCAACTGAGGTAGAGGCTTTGCCagtagaggagggggaagaggcaatCCAGTATGGGTCACAGCAGGGTAGAAGAGAAAGTAGTCAGAGTGCAGAGGGCAACAACGAGCAATCTAGGACAGGCTTGAAAAAAGGCAGTAAGAAAGTAAAAGGCAAGGGAAAAGAGGACTGCCGAATGTCCTAG
- the LOC112225077 gene encoding uncharacterized protein LOC112225077 isoform X14 — MGTQGTGRKRNPNKDRSTAEDDALNLISREAEARLAAKRAARAEAREIRMKELERQQKEIYQVQKKYYGLDNKSDKVDSEWGHIEQWMEDSERYSRPTQRHTSISDDDERMSVGSRGSVRVDDRDYLEKGSRAASTLSAATLASLGGSSSRGESGETSITGDTETSIREIKEIHELKDQIQDVESKYMQSLKEVKDTLVEVEEKYRKAMVSNAQLDNEKNNLMYQVDTLKDSLMELEELLSESRREYEGKSKDFEREKHAHGVLQFQFKEMKETLKQSEELLTEIRQMRLKQDGFVREISDLQETVEWKDKKIGALERQKEYSDAIRNERDELRDEVVQLKDILKKHGIVLRPDLTANGEMLELGTEESASGDPASQLAQDSQMSPMEGGNSMLGRAQETELGSRGDKVVDPGRSRQQEDTHEEEAQENHLTSPTPCSLVGVSETETSREAQPFSPTLGEEVEIEGSDVNKDSDNGIPVVEVKSGPVCDSEVLVVVTGPEEEVTVAGEGYEAAGVEGTGQGRVEVASEGEMGIKNDKADEAETKVVKSSDDTKETSSKEPTSEYGAAAEQEENESSKDVKCLDSYPLPRETIEDTMKNGTHISQGTDLDTSKSPIKSNPELQKTKKVEALPEMTDLQPQAQAGNKKKKGKKKKGETQSDVKQEDHKKSTTETCVVSMTNGTQISLGTDLDTPKTPVESNPEPQPEPQKTKKACVLPETTDMQLQSQGGKKKKKGKKKGEKQGDETQGDKMSTTEEDVVSTPSDKEPVEAVGEGVITIETQREEGTSSSPDRELQSPEQKAQTIAEGLNLKEEQLEEDRVEPTIEVSLTDQAKSEEVVSKKKKKKMKKDKHKPTMELEKSEGEISVLSLESNIGIADPVDHSKCITSAYNPMEELELTTDTGTQKDESGYTTNPDNFGDCLNSSADPKCPLDSKQSTAGNSNNVKEEDSIKVSVEEEQTIQDSKEQGNNFHSPIVLRPELKESVEPEDLIFHDGVATHPDQANENATQDLKEAGQDKPNGSPEERTNALEHEDTSMAMPADVEKCNNSADEKCCSISLDRNCPAAETIRLPEQLVDLPGCPVTDRNLYENNKPETLDAEEASNGGISTETELNDTETLDAEEASNGGISRETELNDTETFDAEEASNGGISRETELNDTETLDAEEASNGGISRETELNDTETFDAEEASNGGISTETELNDAEEASNGGISTETELNDTEEASNGGISTETELNDAEEASNGGISTETELNDTETRLQDPVKETPVTIDSFREQSHNESGPCTMVAKAEEQDDPIEAKLEGNKVPGPSEPWNDKEHENEGQSFDFSDLVSVVPANVFPIASQEEVSQEMRTMSVGYKIEVELGKEKGNQEEEDDKPQDTEGVSTIVAQQSIEGGSDNAPEELRSPEEKAQTIVEGQNVNGEQQLITLEEGVSVTHNQKDIAEEGGSVTVEQQGVGESERQQNATEVEALPVEEGEEAIQYGSQQGRRESSQSAEGNNEQSRTGLKKGSKKVKGKGKEDCRMS; from the exons GCAGAGGCCAGGCTGGCAGCAAAGAGGGCGGCCAGGGCAGAGGCCCGAGAAATCCGTATGAAGGAGCTGGAGAGACAACAGAAAGAG ATCTATCAGGTTCAGAAG AAATATTACGGCTTGGACAACAAATCAGACAAAGTAGACAGCGAATGGGGACACATCGAGCAATGGatg GAGGACAGTGAGAGGTACTCACGccccacacagagacatacttcg ATCTCAGACGATGATGAGCGGATGTCTGTGGGCAGCCGAGGCAGTGTGAGG GTGGATGACCGAGATTACCTGGAAAAGGGATCTCGAGCCGCTTCCACCCTATCGGCAGCCACCCTCGCCTCGCTGGGCGGGTCTTCCTCCCGGGGAGAAAGTGGTGAAACGTCCATCACTGGCGACACAGAAACCTCCATACGAGAGATCAAG GAGATTCATGAGCTGAAGGATCAGATCCAAGATGTGGAGTCAAAGTACATGCAGAGCCTCAAAGAAGTCAAG GATACCTtagtggaggtggaggagaagtaCCGCAAGGCCATGGTGTCCAACGCCCAGTTGGACAACGAGAAGAACAACCTGATGTACCAGGTGGACACGCTGAAGGACTCGCTCATGGAGCTGGAGGAGCTGCTGTCCGAGTCACGCCGCGAGTACGAAGGGAAGAGCAAG GACTTTGAGCGTGAGAAACATGCCCACGGCGTGCTGCAGTTCCAGTTCAAGGAGATGAAGGAAACACTAAAACAGAGCGAGGAGTTACTAACA GAGATCCGTCAGATGCGTCTCAAGCAGGACGGCTTTGTTAGGGAAATCTCTGACCTGCAGGAAACCGTGGAGTGGAAGGATAAAAAGATTGGG GCCTTAGAGCGGCAAAAGGAGTATTCGGATGCCATCCGAAATGAGCGGGATGAGCTCAGGGATGAGGTGGTCCAGCTGAAAGACATTCTGAAG AAACATGGAATTGTCctcagacctgacctgactgccAATGGGGAAATGCTGGAGTTGGGAACTGAAGAGTCAGCCAGTGGAGATCCAGCTTCTCAATTGGCTCAGGACTCCCAGATGTCGCCCATGGAAGGGGGGAACAGCATGCTTG GCAGAGCTCAGGAGACGGAGTTGGGAAGTAGAGGAGATAAGGTGGTGGATCCAGGAAGGTCCAGGCAGCAAGAGGATACACACGAGGAGGAGGCTCAAGAGAACCATCTGACCTCACCCACCCCCTGTAGCCTTGTTGGTGTTTCTGAAACAGAAACATCGAGGGAGGCTCAGCCATTCTCACCCACATTGGGGGAGGAGGTTGAAATTGAAGGCAGTGATGTCAACAAAGACTCTGACAATGGCATACCAGTAGTAGAGGTCAAAAGTGGACCGGTCTGTGATTCTGAGGTACTTGTGGTTGTAACAGGTCCTGAGGAAGAGGTTACAGTAGCGGGGGAGGGGTATGAAGCAGCAGGTGTAGAGGGGACAGGGCAAGGCAGAGTAGAGGTTGCAAGCGAAGGGGAAATGGGAATAAAAAATGACAAGGCAGATGAGGCAGAGACCAAAGTTGTCAAGAGCAGTGACGACACCAAAGAGACGTCTTCAAAAGAGCCTACCTCAGAATATGGTGCAGCAGCTGAACAAGAGGAAAACGAATCGAGTAAAGACGTGAAATGTTTAGACTCATATCCTCTGCCTAGGGAAACCATTGAGGACACCATGAAAAATGGCACACATATTAGCCAAGGGACAGACCTTGATACTAGTAAGAGCCCAATCAAATCAAACCCTGAGCTTCAGAAAACAAAAAAGGTTGAAGCGTTACCAGAGATGACTGACCTGCAGCCACAGGCCCAAGCAGGCAACAAGAAGAAGAAAGGCAAGAAGAAGAAGGGAGAAACACAAAGCGACGTAAAGCAGGAAGACCATAAGAAGAGCACAACAGAAACGTGTGTAGTCTCCATGACAAATGGCACACAGATTAGCCTAGGGACAGACCTTGATACTCCTAAGACCCCAGTCGAATCAAACCCTGAGCCTCAACCTGAGCCTCAGAAAACAAAAAAGGCATGTGTGTTGCCAGAGACCACTGATATGCAGCTACAGTCCCAAGGAggcaaaaagaaaaagaaaggcaAGAAGAAGGGTGAGAAACAAGGTGATGAAACGCAGGGAGATAAGATGAGCACAACAGAAGAGGATGTGGTCTCCACCCCAAGCGATAAGGAGCCAGTAGAGGCTGTAGGAGAGGGGGTTATCACAatagagacacagcgagaggAGGGGACCAGTAGTTCACCAGATCGAGAGCTCCAAAGCCCTGAACAAAAAGCACAAACCATAGCTGAGGGACTGAACCTGAAGGAAGAACAACTAGAAGAAGACCGAGTAGAGCCTACCATTGAAGTATCTCTGACTGACCAAGCTAAGAGTGAGGAAGTTGTctcaaagaagaaaaagaagaaaatgAAAAAGGACAAACACAAACCTACAATGGAATTAGAGAAATCAGAAGGCGAGATATCAGTATTATCCCTTGAGTCCAACATTGGTATTGCTGATCCTGTTGATCACTCCAAGTGTATAACCAGCGCTTATAACCCTATGGAGGAATTAGAATTGACAACAGATACTGGTACCCAAAAGGACGAGTCAGGGTACACAACCAACCCTGATAACTTTGGAGACTGTTTGAACTCTTCAGCTGACCCAAAATGTCCATTGGACTCGAAACAGTCCACAGCTGGGAATTCAAACAATGTCAAAGAGGAAGATTCAATCAAGGTCTCAGTTGAAGAGGAACAAACAATCCAAGACTCAAAGGAACAGGGGAATAACTTTCACAGTCCCATCGTCCTAAGACCAGAGCTCAAGGAGAGCGTGGAACCTGAAGACCTTATCTTCCATGATGGTGTCGCTACTCACCCAGACCAGGCTAACGAAAATGCAACACAAGACCTAAAAGAGGCAGGTCAAGATAAACCAAATGGGAGCCCAGAAGAGCGTACAAATGCACTTGAACATGAAGACACTTCAATGGCAATGCCAGCAGATGTAGAGAAATGCAACAATTCAGCAGATGAGAAATGTTGTAGCATATCGCTTGACCGCAACTGCCCTGCTGCTGAGACCATAAGACTGCCTGAACAATTGGTGGATCTACCTGGTTGTCCAGTCACTGACAGGAACTTGTATGAAAACAACAAGCCAGAAACACTTGATGCAGAAGAGGCATCAAATGGAGGGATCTCTACAGAGACCGAGCTGAATGATACAGAAACACTTGATGCAGAAGAGGCATCAAATGGAGGGATCTCTAGAGAGACCGAGCTGAATGATACAGAAACATTTGATGCAGAAGAGGCATCAAATGGAGGGATCTCTAGAGAGACCGAGCTGAATGATACAGAAACACTTGATGCAGAAGAGGCATCAAATGGAGGGATCTCTAGAGAGACCGAGCTGAATGATACAGAAACATTTGATGCAGAAGAGGCATCAAATGGAGGGATCTCTACAGAGACCGAGCTGAATGATGCAGAAGAGGCATCAAATGGAGGGATCTCTACAGAGACCGAGCTGAATGATACAGAAGAGGCATCAAATGGAGGGATCTCTACAGAGACAGAGCTGAATGATGCAGAAGAGGCATCAAATGGAGGGATCTCTACAGAGACCGAGCTGAATGATACAGAAACACGACTACAGGACCCTGTAAAAGAAACTCCGGTGACAATTGACTCTTTTAGGGAACAGAGCCACAATGAAAGTGGACCATGCACTATGGTGGCTAAAGCAGAAGAGCAAGATGATCCCATTGAGGCCAAGCTGGAGGGTAACAAGGTACCTGGACCCAGTGAGCCGTGGAATGACAAGGAGCATGAAAATGAGGGTCAATCGTTTGACTTTTCTGACCTAGTTTCAGTGGTTCCTGCAAATGTATTCCCAATAGCATCCCAAGAGGAGGTCAGCCAGGAAATGAGAACTATGTCGGTAGGATACAAAATAGAGGTAGAGCTTGGTAAAGAGAAGGGTAaccaggaagaggaggatgacaaaCCGCAGGACACAGAGGGAGTTAGCACGATAGTGGCACAGCAATCAATTGAAGGGGGGTCGGATAATGCACCAGAGGAGCTCCGAAGCCCTGAAGAAAAAGCACAAACCATAGTTGAGGGCCAGAACGTGAATGGAGAACAACAACTAATCACATTAGAGGAGGGGGTTAGTGTAACACACAACCAGAAAGACAttgcagaggagggagggagtgtgactGTTGAACAGCAAGGTGTaggggagagcgagaggcagCAGAATGCAACTGAGGTAGAGGCTTTGCCagtagaggagggggaagaggcaatCCAGTATGGGTCACAGCAGGGTAGAAGAGAAAGTAGTCAGAGTGCAGAGGGCAACAACGAGCAATCTAGGACAGGCTTGAAAAAAGGCAGTAAGAAAGTAAAAGGCAAGGGAAAAGAGGACTGCCGAATGTCCTAG